From a single Triplophysa rosa linkage group LG17, Trosa_1v2, whole genome shotgun sequence genomic region:
- the ccdc181 gene encoding coiled-coil domain-containing protein 181, giving the protein MSVSAVKNGHDEYEDDFEKDLDWLISEESKREEQDPDDYDIEAQIDKELEEEEFKGDLQKEVHKNGDLEEDGEERWPTPMEPIEGVLDPVRDNLVTSPLKNDEELDEEKKYILDKIQEANKQLKDQEAPDQSRHRRLQFKDTLVDLVVPAHEFDTQESDSALCRDLEEEGDVSEQMQKLNISHIEVTESGDSKVEHNGGTKEGRVLVEKDGKFDLVSLKEVESQGLLPPLATFQVENQQASTWQSELSRSPVSSPRQKSTSPFPPGIESLYVPKPPTKRKNRPSSARPSQRGTWVPGTKRRVQSANGASSYSTFTLSPQQKELLAKIQEQRERQAKEEEQKRKEEEEQRRQENEVAFQSWLMRKREQVHEERRVQKAQEMEMMSCKRDCGDPEEAFKIWLQKKQEQQLKEKQLEDMKRLEKESGFCLQSREESEKAFRRWLRRKRAEKRAEQQVARERSRRLVLEERRARRMHDLLCTVNETKLFRFSDPYGYRY; this is encoded by the exons ATGAGTGTTTCTGCAGTGAAAAACGGACACGATGAGTACGAGGATGATTTTGAGAAAGACCTGGACTGGCTTATCAGTGaggagagcaagagagaggaaCAG GATCCTGATGATTATGATATCGAAGCTCAGATTGACAAAGAACTTGAAGAAGAAGAGTTTAAAGGAGACCTACAGAAGGAAGTGCACAAAAATGGAGATTTGGAAGAAGATGGAGAGGAAAGATGGCCAACGCCCATGGAGCCAATAGAGGGTGTGTTAGATCCTGTCAGGGACAACCTTGTAACCTCACCGTTGAAGAATGATGAAGAGCTTGATGAagagaagaaatacattttagatAAGATCCAAGAGGCTAACAAGCAACTGAAAGACCAAGAAGCTCCAGACCAGAGCCGCCACAGACGTCTGCAGTTTAAAGACACTTTGGTGGACTTAGTGGTGCCTGCTCATGAGTTTGACACTCAGGAGAGCGACAGCGCCCTCTGTAGGGACTTAGAGGAAGAAGGGGATGTATCAGAACAAATGCAAAAACTAAATATCTCTCACATAGAGGTGACTGAGTCTGGAGATTCTAAGGTTGAACACAATGGGGGTACAAAGGAAGGACGGGTTTTGGTGGAAAAAGATGGAAAGTTTGACCTGGTAAGTCTAAAGGAGGTGGAAAGTCAAGGACTGCTTCCTCCTTTAGCAACGTTTCAGGTTGAAAATCAGCAAGCATCCACATGGCAGAGTGAACTTAGTAGGAGTCCTGTATCTTCGCCGAGACAAAAATCTACCTCGCCTTTTCCGCCCGGCATTGAGTCCTTGTACGTCCCCAAACCTCCAACCAAGCGCAAGAACAGGCCTAGCTCTGCCAGACCGTCCCAAAGGGGAACATGGGTCCCGGGCACCAAGCGTAGGGTTCAGTCGGCAAATGGAGCATCCTCTTATTCTACTTTTACTCTCTCACCACAGCAGAAGGAATTACTGGCCAAAATTCAGGAGCAGAGAGAGAGGCAAGCAAAAGAG GAAGAGCAGAAGAGAAAAGAGGAAGAAGAGCAGAGGCGTCAGGAGAACGAGGTGGCCTTCCAGTCCTGGCTTATGAGGAAGAGAGAGCAAGTACATGAAGAGAGGAGGGTCCAGAAAGCGCAAGAAATGGAGATGATGAGCTGCAAG AGAGACTGTGGTGACCCAGAGGAGGCCTTTAAAATCTGGCTTCAGAAAAAACAGGAACAGCAGCTAAAAGAGAAACAGCTGGAAGATATGAAGAGACTGGAAAAGGAGAGTGGCTTTTGCCTGCAGAGCCGAGAGGAGAGCGAGAAGGCCTTCAGACG CTGGTTGAGACGAAAGCGTGCAGAGAAACGGGCAGAGCAGCAGGTGGCTCGAGAACGTTCCCGCAGGCTGGTGTTGGAAGAACGGAGAGCCAGACGCATGCATGACCTCCTCTGCACTGTCAATGAGACCAAACTTTTCCGATTCAGTGATCCCTATGGATATCGCTACTGA
- the fsd1 gene encoding fibronectin type III and SPRY domain-containing protein 1, which translates to MDDQRESLRKIIATLALKNEEIQNFICCLKQSLRNLEANANRVQEDLDSEFSSLHAVLDELKEGMVTRIKQERASRTYELQNQLSACTNALESSEELLELANQTLCSSENDSFIQAAKGIKDSVTMAPAFRLSLRAKASDSMNHMMVDFTQERNMLRAITFLPVPATPEIQLVECQVFDNTVAVVWTLPEHDSKIDHYILEYRRTNHEGPPRAREDYPWMVVEGIKETEYTLTGLRFDTRYMTFRVKACNKAVAGEFSEPVTLETHAFVFKLDAGSAHQNLKVEDLSVEWDSSGGKIAVQDIRKDKNRTNSPMHSPARLAGMSPKRAPSARVGRDRFTAESYTVLGDTMIDAGQHYWEVRFDKESKTFAAGIALRSLGRFDQLGKSNASWCIHLNNWLQQSLTAKYNNKARTLDCPIPDRIGIYCNYEEGALSFYNARNKTLLHTFRTKFQQPVIPAFMVWNGSFSVQTGLQVPSIVLSGQKRNSNTSSSNASLT; encoded by the exons ATGGACGACCAGAGG GAGTCATTGAGAAAGATCATCGCTACATTGGCCTTGAAGAATGAGGAAATTCAGAATTTCATCTGCTGTCTGAAGCAGAGTCTACGAAATTTAGAg GCAAATGCAAACCGGGTACAGGAGGATCTGGATTCAGAGTTTAGTTCGCTCCATGCCGTCTTGGATGAACTGAAGGAGGGAATGGTCACACGCATCAAACAAGAAAGAGCCAGTCGCACCTATGAGCTACAG AATCAGCTAAGCGCATGCACCAATGCCCTGGAGAGCTCAGAAGAGCTGCTGGAATTAGCCAATCAGACGCTTTGCTCATCTGAGAATGACAGCTTCATTCAG GCGGCCAAAGGCATAAAGGATAG CGTCACTATGGCTCCAGCATTTCGTCTGTCCTTAAGAGCAAAGGCCAGTGACAGTATGAATCACATGATGGTGGACTTTACTCAGGAACGAAACATGCTCCGGGCCATCACATTCCTTCCAG TGCCTGCCACGCCGGAAATCCAGTTGGTCGAATGCCAAGTGTTTGATAACACAGTCGCAGTGGTGTGGACCTTACCTGAACACGACTCCAAAATCGACCACTACATCCTGGAATATCGGAGAACCAATCACGAAGGTCCTCCGCGCGCTCGAGAAGACTACCCCTGGATGGTGGTGGAAGGGATAAAAGAAACCGAGTACACGCTCACGG GTCTTCGTTTTGACACACGGTACATGACCTTTCGGGTGAAGGCGTGTAATAAGGCTGTGGCGGGTGAATTCTCAGAGCCGGTTACTCTGGAAACACATG CATTCGTCTTCAAATTGGATGCAGGTTCAGCCCATCAGAACCTGAAGGTGGAGGATCTCAGTGTGGAATGGGACAGTAGCGGTGGAAAGATAGCAGTTCAAGACATCCGgaaagataaaaacagaaccAACTCTCCCATGCATTCTCCTGCCAG GCTAGCTGGAATGTCACCCAAAAGAGCTCCTTCTGCTAGAGTGGGTCGAGACCGCTTCACAGCAGAGTCTTACACTGTTTTGG GAGACACTATGATTGATGCTGGGCAACATTACTGGGAGGTGCGCTTCGATAAAGAGAGTAAAACATTCGCAGCAGGGATCGCCTTACGGTCTCTGGGTCGCTTCGACCAACTGGGAAAAAGCAACGCCTCCTGGTGCATCCACCTGAACAACTGGCTTCAGCAGAGCCTCACAGCCAAGTACAACAACAAAGCCAGAACGCTAGACTGCCCCATTCCAGATCGCATCGGCATTTACTGCAACTACGAAGAGG GCGCATTGTCTTTCTACAACGCTAGAAACAAAACTCTTCTTCATACCTTCAGAACCAAGTTCCAGCAGCCTGTTATACCAGCGTTTATG GTGTGGAATGGGAGTTTCTCAGTGCAGACGGGCCTCCAGGTGCCCAGTATCGTGCTGAGCGGACAGAAGAGAAACAGCAACACAAGCAGCTCCAACGCCAGCCTTACCTAG
- the stap2b gene encoding signal-transducing adaptor protein 2b, with amino-acid sequence MATPKRTGRARSQLPPCYHEGFLEKKTIKDKVGRKLWTSLCGNSLFFFNSTKDNVYIEKLDLSNLVSVSDDGCRDRKLDSAGFTLHMKNEDIKMIAPSLEARELWKGFILSVTKLSVPASLNLLPGQIHMMKEVIGKEKIRHQSSSSPDCHLYVPVISEMPACYYNVSRTEAELRLEKHPERGNLLLRPRKEGASFAITTREDVNGSLFKHYRVSRRPEGGFSIDIEIPIPCNTLHDVINCMEKKTNGVLKPFLMEDHYEETIKYFKANEENGELTVHDATNSHLGSPPAPPSKAANEETFETSVRQATNSPLPSPPAPPPKPVKRDQRADSDTPESIYLNEPGLPCEFSEDEDEVDFMCAGPPVVPRQPVRLPHQNSMPSLLNTCGEKKALKPPGYPNRVPRSQSVSDMFENKSQQGPQPPAFTEELKLLFKNRRAIPE; translated from the exons atGGCAACGCCAAAGCGCACTGGACGCGCTAGATCTCAACTGCCACCGTGCTACCACGAAGGCTTTCTGGAAAAGAAGACTATAAAGGACAAG GTGGGTCGTAAACTCTGGACCAGTTTATGTggaaattcactgtttttcttcAATAGTACCAAAGACAATGTT TATATAGAAAAGCTTGATCTGTCAAATCTGGTCTCCGTGTCTGATGACGGCTGTCGTGACCGTAAGCTGGATTCAGCTGGATTCACTCTGCACATGAAAAATGAAGATATCAAAATGATT GCTCCTTCTCTTGAAGCTCGAGAGCTGTGGAAAGGCTTCATACTATCAGTTACTAAG CTGTCAGTCCCTGCATCTCTGAACCTTCTTCCTGGTCAGATTCACATGATGAAAGAAGTCATTGggaaagagaaaataagacaccAATCTTCTTCATCGCCCGATTGTCACCTCTATGTACCTGTCATTTCAGAAATGCCTGC GTGTTATTATAATGTTTCTCGGACGGAAGCTGAACTCAGACTGGAAAAGCACCCTGAACGGGGGAATCTACTGCTGAGACCCCGCAAAGAGGGGGCATCTTTTGCCATAACCACCCGAGAAGACGTCAACGG ATCATTATTCAAACATTATCGTGTGTCTCGGAGGCCTGAAGGAGGATTCTCAATAGATATTGAGATTCCT ATCCCCTGTAACACTTTGCATGACGTTATAAACTGCATGGAGAAGAAGACCAATGGTGTTTTGAAACCTTTCTTGATGGAGGATCACTATGAAGAGACTATCA AGTATTTTAAAGCCAATGAAGAGAATGGCGAGCTAACTGTCCATGATGCCACCAACAGCCATTTGGGTTCTCCACCAGCACCACCCTCGAAAGCAG CCAATGAGGAGACTTTTGAGACGAGTGTCCGTCAGGCCACCAACAGCCCTTTGCCTTCTCCACCGGCACCACCCCCCAAACCAG TCAAAAGGGATCAAAGAGCCGATTCAGACACACCGGAAAGCATCTACCTCAATGAACCAG GTTTGCCGTGTGAGTTTAGCGAGGATGAGGATGAAGTAGATTTTATGTGTGCTGGACCTCCTGTAGTGCCACGTCAACCAG TGCGATTGCCTCATCAGAATTCTATGCCCTCACTTCTGAACACAT GTGGTGAAAAAAAAGCGTTGAAACCCCCCGGCTACCCAAACCGTGTTCCCCGAAGCCAAAGTGTCTCAGACATGTTTGAGAACAAATCTCAGCAAGGACCTCAACCTCCAG CCTTTACAGAGGAACTCAAGCTGTTATTTAAGAACCGACGAGCCATTCCGGAATGA
- the mpnd gene encoding MPN domain-containing protein has protein sequence MGSEPPSSPQVVEEGADEDDEELSGTEDADLKASSGRGSLLTRRGITLRVLLKDGLVEPGDGALTIHYLGKKFVGDLLKDGKIRWVETGQIFNSPSAWATHCKRLVNPAKKSGCGWASVRYRGQKLVQYKTTWLHKYQPSADMSLISEGEDDEIGDEDEEEGKTAMPTEDKIKKSKPELHDIGLLQRRDRERIPVRYCTLGTRDAARDPQTLVELSAFSAINRFQPFNVAVSSNVLLLMDFHCHLTTSEVVGYLGGRWDTNTQLLTVLRAFPCRTRLADKDAAPAVEEEICQNLFMRGLSLVGWYHSHPRGPALPSLQDIDSQMDHQLRLQGSSNGYQPCLGIICGPYYHGNQGVASTITPFWVVPPPEQRPSDYGIPVAVEVTYVQDNFLTTDVLNEMMLLVEFYRSAPDLVHFSQMWSPNTSILDKIKASLSGHAPKDQAYAQILEHVYNQLRNTR, from the exons ATGG GCTCAGAGCCACCGTCATCCCCTCAGGTGGTCGAGGAGGGCGCCGATGAAGACGATGAGGAGTTGAGTGGGACTGAAGATGCAGACCTGAAGGCATCATCTGGAAGAGGTTCCCTCTTGACCCGGAGAGGCATCACACTAAGGGTTCTTTTAAAGGACGGTCTCGTGGAGCCCGGAGATGGCGCTCTGACCATACACTACCTG GGTAAGAAGTTTGTTGGAGATCTTTTAAAAGATGGGAAGATCCGTTGGGTGGAGACGGGGCAGATTTTTAACTCCCCAAGTGCTTGGGCCACACACTGTAAGCGGCTGGTCAACCCGGCTAAGAAGTCTGGATGCGGCTGGGCCTCGGTGCGGTACCGTGGACAGAAACTGGTCCAGTACAAAACCACCTGGCTACACAAATACCAGCCCAGTGCTGACATG AGCCTGATAAGCGAAGGAGAGGATGATGAGATAGGCgatgaagatgaggaagagGGGAAGACAGCTATGCCAACAGAGGACAAGATTAAAAAGTCCAAACCCGAGCTTCATG ACATTGGTCTGTTGcagaggagagacagagagagaattcCAGTCAGGTATTGCACACTTGGCACCAGAGATGCTGCAAG GGATCCTCAGACCCTCGTTGAGCTTTCTGCCTTTTCTGCGATCAACCGCTTCCAGCCTTTTAATGTAGCTGTTTCCAGCAACGTCTTGCTGCTAATG GATTTCCACTGTCACCTGACCACAAGTGAGGTGGTAGGGTACTTAGGGGGCCGATGGGACACTAACACACAGC TGCTGACTGTCTTACGGGCATTCCCTTGCCGCACACGGTTAGCTGATAAAGACGCTGCCCCGGCTGTCGAAGAAGAG ATTTGTCAAAATCTCTTCATGAGGGGACTGTCATTGGTGGGATGGTATCACAGTCACCCACGAGGCCCCGCCCTTCCTTCGCTGCAGGACATTGATTCGCAAATGGATCACCAGTTACGCCTACAAGGGAGCAGTAATGGCTATCAGCCCTGTCTGGGGATTATCTGTG GACCATATTACCATGGCAACCAGGGTGTGGCCTCCACCATCACGCCGTTCTGGGTGGTACCACCTCCAGAG CAACGGCCCAGTGATTATGGAATCCCAGTGGCTGTAGAGGTCACGTACGTGCAAGACAACTTCCTGACTACAGACGTCCTCAATGAGATG ATGCTATTGGTGGAGTTTTATAGGTCAGCTCCAGACCTGGTGCACTTCAGTCAGATGTGGAGTCCTAATACCTCAATACTGGACAAAATTAAG GCTTCTCTGAGTGGCCATGCACCCAAAGACCAGGCGTACGCTCAGATCCTGGAGCATGTGTACAACCAACTGCGCAACACTCGGTGA